Genomic segment of Syntrophales bacterium:
CAGATAAGAAGGCCAACATATGGTCCCTGAACTTCGTTGGCGTGCTGTCGTCACGCTCCATATGAAAGGTAAGTATAATTCCCGTCTCCGTTTCGCAAACTAGCATGAGACGAGGGAAAAAAGGTCTTTCTTCGGCCGTTTCCTGGATGGGCATGGGAGCGTAGAGGTAACCTATTTCCCACGTGCCGCTCATACGCTTTCCTTGCCTTTGGAGACGTGCGATGCTGACTTCGTCCATCGGCACCTCAACTGGTGGCCTCTCCAATCGGTAAGGAGGAGCGGGGAGGGTATCGTCTTCCCAAATTTCTTTCCCGTTTTTCATGCGGCAGATACGAACAAAGTGGCTTTTGGCATCTGCCTCACTCAGGAGGGATGGATTTTGCCGATAGCGGGGGAGCACTTCCGTGGCCTGCTTAAGACAGAGGGCAAGAAATCGCGCCTGTCGACCATCTATGAACCAGGGCAGAAATCCCGGCTTGTAGTGGCGAAACATGGGCCAGCATTTTTTTCCCCTGAATCTGAGGCCCAGTGTTCGGATGAGATGTAAATCTTTCTTGTCAAGATCCTCTCTATTTTCAAAAGATGCCATAAGAACGTGTTGCGTCTCAAATATTAACTCCGGTGGCACCCCTCCTTCCTCTTTGAGGAGGCGGATAATACCGGCCAGACCAGCTGCCCCTTCGTACACGACAAAGGCGAACACCTCCCCTAAACCTCCTAGAACACCGCAGTACCCTATTTCTCCCGTCTCCGGATGCTGTACCCCGAATACTACATCCTCACCCATGAAAGACCAGGGTGAGATTCTTCTTACCTCATCGGCCAGGAGATAGAGTTCCCTCCATTCATCCAGTGTCGGTGGTACTGTCTTTTCCATGTCCCTTTCTCCTTTGGGTTTACTTTTTAAGTCTTGAGGAGTTCCGGATTATCCTTCAGTTTTTGTTCCCAACTCCAAGCCGTCTCGATAATGAAAAACAGATTGTCATAGCGGGGAATCCATCCGGTAGTGGCCCGCAGTCGCGAACTATCGGCCACGAGAACGGGAGGGTCTCCACGTCTTCGCGCCGTTTCTTCCACGGGAAAATCTCTGCCGGTCACTTTTTTTACCGTACTTACCACTTCTTTCACGGAATATCCATGCCCATATCCACAGTTCATAACAATCGAATTTCCTTTCTCTCTCAAATAGTCGAGGGCGGCAACATGGGCGGAGGCAAGGTCTTCCACGTGGATGTAATCTCGAATGCAGGTTCCATCGGGAGTTGGATAATCGGTCCCGTAAATGTACAGTTTATCGTAAATTCCCAACGCGGTTTTCAAAGCGCGCGTAATTAGGTGAGTGGACGCAGCATAGGCTTGGCCTAGTCTCCCCTTGGTGTCAGCGCCGGCCACGTTGAAATAGCGGAGAGCCACATACCTAATATGACCCACACGTGAGAGGTCTCTAAGTACGGTTTCCACCATTGCCTTTGAGGATCCATACGGGTTAATGGGTGTCAGTTCTGCATCTTCTGTAATGGGAATTTGCTTGGGGATCCCGTACACGGCGGCAGTGGAAGAATAGATTAAATCCGTGATTCCACAGGTCTGCATGGCTTTGAGCAAGTTTAGTGTATTGGCCACATTGTTTCTATAATAGAGAAGAGGTTCTCGGACGGATT
This window contains:
- the galE gene encoding UDP-glucose 4-epimerase GalE, which encodes MKILVTGGAGYIGSHVSVALREAGYEVIIFDNLSTGHRWASLGTTLIEGDLSEMALLVRTFEIFRPDAVMHFAASIQVEESVREPLLYYRNNVANTLNLLKAMQTCGITDLIYSSTAAVYGIPKQIPITEDAELTPINPYGSSKAMVETVLRDLSRVGHIRYVALRYFNVAGADTKGRLGQAYAASTHLITRALKTALGIYDKLYIYGTDYPTPDGTCIRDYIHVEDLASAHVAALDYLREKGNSIVMNCGYGHGYSVKEVVSTVKKVTGRDFPVEETARRRGDPPVLVADSSRLRATTGWIPRYDNLFFIIETAWSWEQKLKDNPELLKT